In Truepera sp., the sequence GCCACCTGCCGACTCTGTCCGCGCCTGGCGGAGTACCGCGAGCGTGTTGCGCGGGAGAAACGCAAGGCCTACAAGGACGAGGAGTACTGGGGCGCCCCGGTACCCGGCTTCGGCGACCCCAAGGCCAAGCTCGTATTGGTGGGCCTGGCGCCGGGCGCGCACGGCAGCAACCGCACGGGCAGAATGTTCACGGGGGACGCCTCGGGCGACTTCCTTTACCCCGCCCTGCACCGCGCCGGGCTGGCGTCCGGCCCGAAGGCGATCAACCGCTTCGACGGGCTGACTCTGAAAGGCGTCTGGATCACGGCCGCGCTGCGCTGCGTGCCGCCCGGCAACAAGCCCGAGCGGCAGGAGATACTCACGTGTCAGAAGTGGCTCGAGTACGACCTGGACGGGCTCACGAACGCGCGAGTGGCACTGGCCATCGGCAAGATCGGTCACGACGCGGCGCTGACCGCCTGGCGCTCACGCGGGCTTAAGACGACCTTCGCCGCCCACAAGTTCTCCCACGGGGCAGTTCACGATCTGGGCCGGCTTCCAGGAGCTGCCGCAAGTAGCGCGCTGACGCTCGTTGACGTCTACCACGTGAGTTTCCAGAACACGAACACCGGGCGCCTCACGGAGCAGATGTTCGACGAAGTGCTGGCGCGAGCCATGAAGCTGGCGGGGCTCTAGCACTCCTTACTCAATCATCCTCCGGGCCGCGGAAGTGCCCGGGCGGTTGGTCGGCGGCCCACGAGGCCTGGCTCAGGAGTCCGCGCAGAGCGGCCACCTCGTGGGCCGTGGGCTCCGCACGATCGATCAGTCCCCGGTAGACGCGCAAGATGCCCGGGGCGCGGCGCTCGTCGGTGTAGCCGATCTTCAACATCAAGGCCTGCAGCTGAGCGTAGAAGCGCTCGAGCTGGTCCCGGCTCGCTGGTGTGTGGCGAGGCCCGCCCTTTGCCGAGCCCGTTACTCCCTCGCTGGACACGCCGTCCGTCTGGGCACCCCCGGCGGCTTGCGCTTGCACCCCCCCGGCGGCCTGCGCTTGCACACCTCCCGCGGCCTGGACGTAGGCGCCCCCGGCGGCAAGTGGCTGCGCACCTCCGGCGGCCTGTGCGTACTCGTACGCCACCACCAGCACGGCCTGGGCCAGGTTCAACGACGCGAAGTCGACGGTGGGCACGATGATCTGCGCCTGGCAACGCGTCAGCTCGTC encodes:
- a CDS encoding uracil-DNA glycosylase, with product MDENFVPEPTERSAQGNARTFDPYPPELATCRLCPRLAEYRERVAREKRKAYKDEEYWGAPVPGFGDPKAKLVLVGLAPGAHGSNRTGRMFTGDASGDFLYPALHRAGLASGPKAINRFDGLTLKGVWITAALRCVPPGNKPERQEILTCQKWLEYDLDGLTNARVALAIGKIGHDAALTAWRSRGLKTTFAAHKFSHGAVHDLGRLPGAAASSALTLVDVYHVSFQNTNTGRLTEQMFDEVLARAMKLAGL
- a CDS encoding RNA methyltransferase, with protein sequence MTLGEQKADRAPEVARGPRVVLVRTKESANVGSVARAMLNFGLHDLWLVAPRCRIDRRSFDLATHAEAVLENAKVVDSLEDAIADTTLAFGTSARPRKAENYPLFTPRTVAPRLKSGTAVVFGPEDHGLSNDELTRCQAQIIVPTVDFASLNLAQAVLVVAYEYAQAAGGAQPLAAGGAYVQAAGGVQAQAAGGVQAQAAGGAQTDGVSSEGVTGSAKGGPRHTPASRDQLERFYAQLQALMLKIGYTDERRAPGILRVYRGLIDRAEPTAHEVAALRGLLSQASWAADQPPGHFRGPEDD